The following coding sequences are from one Alosa alosa isolate M-15738 ecotype Scorff River chromosome 13, AALO_Geno_1.1, whole genome shotgun sequence window:
- the col28a1b gene encoding LOW QUALITY PROTEIN: collagen, type XXVIII, alpha 1b (The sequence of the model RefSeq protein was modified relative to this genomic sequence to represent the inferred CDS: inserted 2 bases in 1 codon): MTFQSLCSQVCPLELAFILDSSEXAKHLLFERQKAFVDTFSRGVAQLQPGGWELDIRLAAIQYSSTVFVDQRFSDWQSLEHFLQSVARMAYIGQGTYTTYAITNATQLFAQETKPESVRVALLMTDGSDHPRNPDVIAASAEAKGSGIKLFALGLSDQARQSQSSAKLRSMASSPAKMYVHSLTEANLEETLLKEISAIAKEGCLKAQPLVCACEKGDRGLAGSPGKKGDAGYDGPPGPKGSMGPPGVDGRPGVDGEEGASGFKGDKGERGDCGAPGVKGDTGLMGLSGPRGFKGEQGHLGPPGDQGSEGLPGPKGDRGPVGASGLQGDIGIGFPGQKGDKGNQGRPGPAGLVGVGQPGQAGPPGAPGPQGIQGVPGEGLPGPKGERGYEGPKGGRGQTGVGSKGDKGGAGPPGVQGPVGAPGLGIQGEKGNQGPLGPPGPRGPPGLGIMGPKGNQGFTGEPGLPGERSIGNPGPKGEPGLPGLAGASGIPGVDGASGPKGDPGLPGPRGQDGPPGRGSPGVKGDRGDRGGRGQPGGAGPPGPAGPKGSPGSPGPPGSVGPPGRGIPGEKGDSGPVGPAGTVGEPGIGIAGPKGERGIPGALGLPGAKGEGYPGPQGVPGVKGPLGEPGPEGRGLPGPKGDRGATGLPGFPGATGTGQIGPKGSMGPLGPPGPQGPPGEGIQGPKGDSGYQGVPGPRGPPGEGLTGAKGDRGFPGEKGKKGDIGGHGEPGSAGPVGRVGEKGEAGLTREEVIEIVRSICGCGVRCRVSPLELVFVIDSSESVGPENFDVVKDFVNGLIDKVSVSPDVTRVGVVLYSHINVVVVNLSQVAPRDHVKSAVRRMIYLGEGTYTGSALRQANEQFRAARPGVRKIAVVITDGQTDTRDQVKLEDAVREAHLSNIEMFVIGVVNQSDPFFGDFKQELNIMATDPDDEHVHLISDFATLPALERQLLKKICETNDGAQFSRFPSSNLPPGTHTPWAETREQPERTDTPTFTGDHRRTHTGPGAPGGYEDPARPSIDATSRVDSGKSWWYNGGVAPFPYVPPEEPRWHPNGPEHRSPTQPESPPAPSLESSITLPSNFTQDEKCKDTLEPGPCRDYEVKWYYDRNANACARFWYGGCGGNRNQFESEKSCKKSCVGV; the protein is encoded by the exons ATGACATTTCAAAGTCTTTGTA GTCAAGTGTGTCCCCTGGAGCTGGCGTTTATCTTGGACAGCTCAGA AGCCAAGCACCTCCTGTTCGAGAGGCAGAAGGCCTTCGTGGACACGTTCAGCCGCGGGGTCGCGCAGCTGCAACCGGGCGGCTGGGAACTGGACATCCGACTGGCCGCCATCCAGTACAGCAGCACCGTATTCGTGGACCAGCGTTTCTCCGACTGGCAGAGCTTGGAGCACTTCCTGCAGAGCGTGGCCAGGATGGCCTACATCGGCCAGGGCACGTACACCACCTACGCCATCACCAACGCCACGCAGCTCTTCGCCCAGGAGACCAAGCCGGAGAGCGTGCGCGTGGCACTGCTCATGACCGACGGCTCCGACCACCCCAGGAACCCGGATGTGATCGCGGCATCCGCCGAGGCGAAGGGCAGCGGCATCAAGCTCTTTGCCCTCGGCCTTTCGGACCAGGCGCGGCAGAGCCAGAGTAGTGCCAAGTTGCGTTCCATGGCCAGCTCTCCTGCCAAGATGTACGTCCACTCCCTCACAGAGGCCAACCTGGAGGAGACTCTTCTCAAGGAGATT agTGCCATTGCTAAAGAGGGT TGTCTCAAGGCACAACctctggtgtgtgcgtgtgagaagGGAGACAGAGGCCTGGCAGGAAGTCCA GGCAAAAAGGGAGACGCAGGATACGATGGGCCTCCAGGGCCAAAGGGCTCAATG GGGCCGCCTGGTGTGGATGGCAGGCCTGGCGTCGATGGCGAAGAG GGGGCGTCAGGTTTTAAAGGTGATAAG GGCGAGAGAGGGGACTGCGGTGCCCCGGGGGTGAAAGGAGACACG GGCCTGATGGGACTGTCTGGGCCACGGGGATTTAAGGGAGAGcag GGTCATTTGGGCCCTCCAGGGGACCAAGGCTCAGAGGGACTCCCAGGGCCTAAA GGAGATCGGGGACCTGTTGGTGCTTCTGGGCTACAAGGAGACATTGGCATAGGATTCCCAGGTCAAAAG GGTGACAAAGGCAACCAAGGACGGCCAGGACCTGCTGGTCTTGTAGGGGTTGGACAGCCAGGTCAAGCA GGCCCCCCAGGAGCACCAGGGCCACAGGGCATTCAAGGCGTCCCAGGTGAGGGTCTACCCGGACCCAAG GGGGAAAGAGGCTACGAGGGCCCCAAGGGTGGCCGTGGTCAAACAGGAGTTGGAAGCAAAGGTGATAAG GGAGGTGCAGGACCCCCCGGTGTTCAAGGGCCAGTGGGAGCTCCTGGACTGGGAATCCAAGGAGAGAAG GGCAACCAAGGGCCATTAGGCCCACCTGGTCCGAGGGGGCCTCCAGGCCTGGGGATTATGGGACCAAAG GGAAACCAAGGTTTCACCGGTGAACCCGGACTCCCTGGAGAGCGGTCTATTGGGAATCCTGGTCCAAAA GGGGAGCCTGGTCTACCAGGTTTGGCTGGAGCCTCTGGCATCCCTGGAGTTGATGGGGCCTCAGGGCCAAAG GGTGATCCAGGCTTACCTGGGCCTAGAGGGCAGGATGGCCCACCTGGAAGGGGCTCACCTGGAGTAAAG GGTGACAGAGGGGACAGAGGTGGACGAGGCCAGCCTGGGGGGGCGGGGCCTCCCGGGCCTGCAGGACCGAAG GGAAGCCCTGGCTCTCCTGGTCCACCAGGAAGCGTGGGACCTCCAGGGAGGGGTATACCAGGAGAAAAG GGAGACTCGGGTCCAGTCGGTCCTGCAGGCACAGTGGGGGAACCCGGCATTGGTATTGCAGGCCCGAAG GGTGAGAGAGGAATACCTGGAGCACTTGGGCTACCTGGGGCCAAAGGGGAGGGCTATCCTGGCCCACAG GGAGTCCCAGGAGTAAAGGGACCTCTAGGAGAACCTGGTCCAGAGGGAAGAGGTCTACCAGGACCAAAG GGAGACCGTGGCGCCACAGGACTCCCTGGGTTTCCCGGGGCAACAGGGACAGGACAGATTGGACCCAAG GGTTCCATGGGTCCGTTGGGCCCACCAGGTCCACAGGGCCCTCCTGGGGAAGGCATCCAAGGGCCAAAG GGTGATAGTGGCTATCAGGGAGTCCCAGGCCCAAGAGGTCCTCCAGGAGAGGGCCTAACAGGTGCGAAG GGGGACAGAGGCTTCCCAGGGGAGAAGGGCAAGAAGGGTGACATAGGAGGACATGGAGAGCCTGGGTCAGCTGGACCTGTG GGCAGAGTTGGAGAAAAGGGGGAGGCTGGTCTGACA AGAGAAGAGGTCATTGAAATTGTCCGGTCAATATGTG GCTGTGGGGTGCGCTGCAGAGTGAGCCCCCTAGAGCTGGTCTTTGTGATCGACAGCTCTGAGAGCGTGGGCCCAGAAAACTTCGACGTGGTCAAGGACTTTGTGAACGGCCTGATCGACAAGGTGTCCGTGAGCCCGGACGTGACTCGCGTGGGCGTGGTGCTGTACAGCCACATCAACGTGGTGGTGGTGAACCTGTCCCAGGTGGCGCCGCGCGACCACGTCAAGTCCGCCGTGCGGCGCATGATCTACCTGGGCGAGGGCACCTACACGGGCAGCGCCCTGCGGCAGGCCAACGAGCAGTTCCGGGCGGCCAGGCCGGGCGTGCGCAAAATTGCCGTGGTGATCACCGACGGGCAGACGGACACCCGCGACCAGGTGAAGCTGGAGGATGCCGTCCGGGAGGCGCACTTGTCCAACATTGAGATGTTTGTCATCGGGGTGGTCAACCAGAGTGACCCGTTCTTTGGGGACTTCAAGCAGGAGCTCAACATCATGGCAACTGACCCAGATGATGAGCATGTTCATTTGATCAGTGACTTTGCCACACTGCCAG CTCTGGAGCGCCAGCTGCTCAAGAAAATCTGCGAGACTAATGACGGAGCCCAGTTCAGCCGGTTCCCCAGCTCCAACCTCCCGCCGGGCACCCATACCCCGTGGGCAGAGACTCGGGAACAGCCCGAGAGGACGGACACGCCCACGTTTACCGGAGACcacaggaggacacacacaggg CCTGGAGCTCCTGGGGGTTATGAAGATCCAGCAAGACCCAGCATAGACGCTACAAGCAGAGTGGACAGTGGGAAGTCCTGGTGGTACAATGGCGGAGTTGCTCCCTTCCCCTATGTGCCCCCTGAGGAGCCACGCTGGCATCCCAATGGGCCTGAACACAGGTCCCCCACACAGCCGGAGTCTCCTCCTGCACCAAGCCTAGAATCTTCCATCACATTACCCAGCAACTTTACACAAG ATGAGAAATGCAAAGATACCCTGGAACCAGGTCCGTGCCGGGACTATGAGGTCAAATGGTACTATGACCGCAATGCCAATGCGTGTGCCCGGTTCTGGTATGGAGGATGTGGAGGCAACAGGAACCAGTTTGAATCGGAGAAGAGTTGTAAGAAGTCCTGTGTGGGAGTATAA
- the si:dkey-256h2.1 gene encoding uncharacterized protein si:dkey-256h2.1, producing the protein MTEICLIIAFVFCLFINACLTGFQIQAYSSSKLRLSHNLDEERRNLEPLIQTIHLKYQRKHNDITGFEPGDNAAPFQIKTLDGEFNYPVQKKSSVVIHAFTNKSAFLECLWSSNASLTDLVEYLPENTHALFLSLDDSAAEDALWMREQVYHIASASHRGKDVLSRLHFSPVPVFALGNWIPKVLYSWGCSGHNCGLAQAVFTSIAWNIPVIAKRLNARYDWLNGHWDQKPYRLRDGGDGCSPASSVAGAVAWVTDSGCSFFTKVKNMAASKAVGVLVYASTGHPIKDMDCIGEECYTALGIPAAMVHLEASVDNILRAGKEVNVSFQTTPSPNFFFGIDQQGVLCETGWLLYPTFRFLSWQAQWFEYQEGLREHLERPATVVPVFDRVQMQGEHGAQATVDLPTGGLDYNVLELDASLSCPGRRDETCAHWDHTVQLFVCCDHFSPYCNMELGRWISAFRRGIGRWITDVSPLMPLLNNGRCTFTMKTVPWAMPWVVTLNLRFSQSNQSAILIKETGNVERLQPFKLTSLFDGGTFDKGYNKRFQPLKFTIPTSTKKVELYAVITGHGSDEYGCGEFCVTSHHFLVNGIYNNTRIFDSAGSALGCALRVAEGAVPNEHGTWLYGRGGWCDGLQVNPWRVDLTNQLDWSGANSIHYFGLYEGMDPNPSSNPGYIVMCSYLVFYK; encoded by the exons ATGACAGAAATTTGTCTGATAATCGCgtttgtattttgtttgtttattaacgCGTGTTTAACAGGATTTCAAATACAGGCATATTCATCGTCTAAACTGAGACTTTCCCATAATCTAGACGAGGAAAGGCGGAATTTGGAGCCGTTAATTCAAACCATCCACTTGAAATATCAAAGAAAACATAATGACATTACAGGTTTTGAACCGGGAGACAATGCAGCTCCATTTCAGATTAAGACATTGGATGGGGAATTTAATTATCCCGTGCAAAAGAAATCGTCCGTGGTTATCCACGCCTTCACTAACAAGTCGGCTTTCTTGGAGTGCTTGTGGTCCTCAAACGCCTCACTGACCGACTTGGTCGAGTACCTGCCCGAAAACACTCATGCATTGTTTTTATCTCTGGATGACTCTGCTGCTGAAGACGCGCTTTGGATGAGGGAGCAGGTCTATCACATTGCCTCGGCCTCTCACAG GGGGAAAGATGTCCTCTCCAGATTACATTTTTCACCCGTCCCTGTTTTTGCGTTGGGCAACTGGATCCCGAAGGTCCTGTATTCCTGGGGTTGCAGTGGACACAACTGCGGCTTGGCTCAAGCTGTGTTCACTTCCATAG CATGGAATATACCGGTGATCGCCAAGCGACTGAACGCCAGGTATGATTGGTTGAACGGCCACTGGGACCAGAAACCATACCGACTGAGGGATGGAGGTGATGGTTGTTCACCCGCTTCCTCAGTTGCAGGTGCCGTTGCATGGGTTACTGATAGCGGTTGTTCATTTTTCACCAAG GTGAAGAACATGGCAGCCTCTAAAGCAGTGGGAGTTCTGGTATATGCTTCAACTGGGCATCCAATCAAAGACATGGACTGTATTGGAGAGGAATGCTACACTGCGCTAGGAATACCTGCTGCCATGGTGCACTTAGAGGCATCTGTTGACAACATCCTTCG AGCTGGGAAAGAAGTGAACGTGTCTTTCCAAACCACTCCCTCTCCCAATTTCTTCTTTGGAATCgaccagcagggggtgctgtgTGAGACGGGCTGGCTCCTCTACCCCACTTTCAGATTCCTCAGCTGGCAGGCCCAGTG GTTTGAATACCAGGAGGGCTTGAGGGAACACCTAGAGAGGCCAGCTACAGTCGTGCCTGTGTTTGACCGCGTCCAGATGCAGGGGGAACATGGGGCTCAAGCCACGGTGGACCTCCCCACAG GTGGGCTGGACTACAACGTGCTGGAGCTGGATGCCTCCCTGTCCTGTCCCGGCCGAAGGGATGAAACATGTGCTCACTGGGACCACACCGTGCagctgtttgtgtgctgtgacCACTTCAGCCCGTACTGCAACATGGAGCTGGGACGCTGGATCAGCGCATTCCGCAG AGGAATTGGTCGTTGGATTACTGATGTGTCTCCGCTCATGCCCTTGTTGAATAATGGGAGATGTACGTTCACCATGAAGACTGTGCCCTGGGCCATGCCCTGGGTCGTGACCCTCAACCTTCGCTTCAGTCAAAGCAATCAGTCAG CTATTTTAATCAAAGAAACCGGCAATGTTGAAAGGCTTCAGCCATTCAAATTGACATCACTGTTTGATGGAGGCACATTTGACAAAGGCTACAATAAGAGATTCCAGCCACTGAAGTTTACCATCCCAACCTCAACCAAGAAG GTTGAGCTGTATGCCGTCATCACTGGCCATGGTAGCGATGAGTATGGCTGTGGAGAGTTCTGTGTAACCTCGCACCATTTCCTGGTCAATGGCATCTACAATAATACCCGCATTTTCGACTctgcag GAAGCGCCCTTGGTTGTGCCCTCCGCGTGGCAGAGGGGGCTGTGCCAAATGAGCATGGCACCTGGCTCTACGGGCGCGGGGGCTGGTGCGACGGACTGCAGGTCAACCCATGGAGGGTTGACCTCACTAATCAG CTTGATTGGAGTGGAGCCAACAGTATCCACTACTTCGGTTTATATGAAGGAATGGACCCCAATCCGTCCAGCAACCCTGGCTACATTGTCATGTGTTCATATCTTGTGTTCTACAAATGA
- the LOC125306333 gene encoding protachykinin codes for MKTLLSIIVLCSLANMFCQELYSSEDNLSTENFQLEDYPSQGHLLDPEPLQALLRIIRKPGAQQFFGLMGKRSTAKTQVTRKRQKFQSFVGLMGKRNLRKQSEYSHHPPVPCNLQV; via the exons ATGAAAACTCTGCTGTCAATTATAGTCCTTTGCAGTTTGGCAAATATGTTTTGCCAGGAGCTGTATTCCAGCGAAGACAACTTGTCAACGGAAAATTTCCAACTTGAG GACTACCCCTCTCAGGGTCACTTATTAGATCCTGAGCCTTTGCAGGCATTACTGCGAATCATAAGGAAACCCGGTGCACAACAATTCTTCGGTCTAATGGGGAAAAGATCCACAG CAAAAACACAAGTGACGCGCAAAA GGCAGAAATTCCAGTCTTTTGTCGGATTAATGGGCAAGCGGAATCTAAGAAAGCAAAGCG AGTATTCTCACCACCCTCCGGTGCCCTGCAACCTGCAAGTTTAG